The stretch of DNA CCGGCGGACCAGGTCCTGCAGCGGCACGGGCGCGGGCGTCGCAGCCGCGTCGAGGACCGCCGAGTGCCCGCCCGCGGCCTCCCCCTGCACGAGCAGCACGTCGACACCGCGCTCGGCGGCCGCCCGTGCCTCGGGGACGCTCGTCACGGACTGCACCGTCAGGACTTTCCGGCGGTGGAACTCGCCGACCACCGACGCAGCCGGGAGTCCGAAGGTGAACGACACGACCGGCACCGGGTCGTCGAGCAGCAGTCCGACCTTGTCCGACCACGCGTCGTCGTCCTCGTGCTTCGGGGGCAGCGGGCGCCCGGCGTCCGCCTCGAGCTCGGCGCGGTAGGCCTCGTACACGCCGTCGTTGATCGGCACCGGCGATGGCACGAACAGGTTCACACCGAACGACGCCGTACCGCTCGACCGGACCTCGGCGACCTGGGCGGCGAGGGCGTCGGCGTCGAGGTACCCGCCGGCGAGCTGTGCCAGGTGCCCCGCGCGGCTCGCGGCCGACACGAGCGCGGGCGTGCTCGGCCCGCCCGCCATCGGCGCGACGTGGACGGGTGCCGCGGCACCGAGGACACCCGGGAGGGATCGCATGCGCCCATCCTGCCCGCCCCGCCCGGAGCCGGAGCCGGAGCCTCGTCCGTCAGTCCGACGGCGTGAAGCGCCGCAGCCGCAGGCTGTTCGTCACCACGAACACGGACGAGAACGCCATCGCCGCACCCGCCAGCACGGGGTTCAGCAGTCCCGCCATCGCGAGCGGGATGGCCGCGACGTTGTACGCGAAGGCCCAGAAGAGGTTGCCGCGGATCGTCCGGAGCGTCGCCCGCGACAGCCGGACCGCGTCCGCCACCACGGTGAGCCGACCGCTGACGACCGTGACGTCGCTCGCCGCGATCGCCGCGTCGGTCCCCGCTCCCATGGCGATGCCGAGGTCCGCGGCCGCGAGCGCCGCGGCGTCGTTCACCCCGTCGCCGACCATCGCGACGGTCCGCCCCTCGGCCTGCAGCCGCCGGACGGTCTCGAGCTTGGACGCGGGGGTCGCCCGGGCGTGCACCTCGTCGATGCCGACCCGGTCAGCGACGGCGCGGGCGGCGCCCTCGTTGTCACCGGTGAGCAGCACCGGACGCAGGCCGAGCGCGACGAAGCGCCGCACGGCCTCCGGCGCCTCGGGCTTCACGGTGTCGCCGACGACGACCGCGCCGAGCAGGGCTCCACCCCGGGCGACGAGGACCGCGGTCCCCCCGTCCGCCTCGGCGGCACGGACCCGAGCAGCCAGGGCGTCGTCCACGTGGACGGCCCAGGCCTCGGCGAGCCACCGGGCGGTACCGACGACGACCACCTCGCCGTCGACCACGCCCTGCACGCCGGCACCCGGGGTCGCGGTGAACTGCTCGGCGACCGGGACGTCGAGACCGCGCTCCCGGGCGGCCCGGACGACGGCCCGGGCCACGGGGTGCTCGGAACCGTCCTCGACCGCGGCGGCCAGCGCGAGCAGTGTGGCGTCGCCGTCGGGCACGGGACCGACCGGCAGGACCGCTGACAGGCGCATCTCCCCCGTCGTCACCGTGCCCGTCTTGTCGAGCACGATCGTGTCGACGGCGCGGGTCCGTTCGAGGGCCTGCGGGCCGCCGATCAGGATGCCGAGCTGCGAACCGCGGCCCGTCCCGACGAGCAGGGCCGTGGGCGTCGCGAGCCCGAGCGCACACGGGCAGGCGATGATGAGCGTCGCGACGGCGGCGGTGAAGGCGGCGGTCAGCGAACCGCCGGCCACGAGCCAACCGTCGAAGGCGACCACGGCGAGGCCGATGACGACGGGCACGAAGACCGCCGAGACCCGGTCGGCGAGCCGCTGCACGGCGGCCTTGCCGGTCTGCGCCTCCTCCACGAGACGCCCCATCCGGGCGAGCTCGGTGTCGGCACCGACGGCGGTGACCTCGACCACGAGCCGACCCCCGACGTCGATCGTGGCGCCCGTGACGCGGTCGCCCGGACGGACCTCGACCGGGACGGACTCACCGGTGAGCATGCTGAGGTCGACGGCCGACGAGCCCTCGCGCACGATGCCGTCGCTCGGGATCCGCTCGCCCGGCCGGACCACGACGACGTCACCGACGACGAGCGAGGCGGCCGGCACGCGGACCTCGGTCGGACCGGACGGCCCGTCGCGCAGGACCGACGCGTCCTTCGCGCCGAGCTCGAGCAGCGCGCGGAGCGCCGCTCCGGACTGCTGCTTCGCCCGGGCCTCCATGTACCGCCCGGCGAGGATGAAGACGGTGACGGCTGCGGCCACCTCGAGGTACAGGTCGCTCGCCTCGGGGTCGGACGCGAACCACGAGAACGTCATGTGCATCCCGGGGCGACCAGCGTCGCCGAGGAAGAGCGCGTACAGCGACCACCCGAACGCGGCGAGCACCCCGACGCTCACCAGCGTGTCCATGGTCGCGGCGCCGTGCCGGGCGTTCACCCACGCCGCACGGTGGAACGGCAGCGCGCCCCAGACCGCGACGGGCGCGGCCAGCGCCAGGGCCGCCCACTGCCAGTTCGGGAACTGCAGGACCGGCACCATCGAGAGCAGCACCACGGGCACGGCGAGCACCGTCGAGACGACGAGCCGCTGCCGCAGGGGCGCCGTGGTCTCGTCCCGGGCAGTGTCGTCGTCCGCGTCGACATCGGCCCCGGGCGCTGGCTGCCGCACGTGCACGGTCGCGCCGTACCCGGCGGCCTCGACGGCCGCCACCAGGGCAGCCGTGTCGACCGTTGCGGGATCGGTGACCGTGACCTGCGCCTGCTCCGTGGCGTAGTTCACCGTCGCGGAGACGCCCGGCAGCTTGCCGAGCTTCCGCTCGACGCGGTTCGCGCACGAGGCGCAGGTCATCCCCGTGATGTCGAGCTCGACGACGCCCTCGCTCACCGGGTCACGACCTCGTACCCCGCCTCCGCGATCGCGCCGCGCAGGGCCTGGTCGTCGATCGGGCGGTCCGACGTGATGGTCACGGACGACGATCCGCCCGGCACCAGGTCGACGGCGACGGCGGTCACACCGGCGAGCTCGGAGACCTCCTCGGTCACGCTCGCCACGCAGTGCTCGCAGGTCATCCCGGTCACGGCGACGGTCTCGGTGGTCATGGTTCCTCCTCGGGAGTGGTGGTGTGGCTCAGGAGCGGACGAGCCGGGCGATCGCGTCGCTCGCCTCGCGCACCTTCGCGTCGGCGGCGTCGCCGCCCTCGGACACGGCCTCGGCGACGCAGTGGCGCAGGTGGTCCTCGAGCAGCGAGAGCGCGACCCGCTCGAGCGCGCGGTTCGCCGCGGAGATCTGGGTGAGCACGTCGATGCAGTAGGTCTCGTCCTCGACCATGCGGGCGATCCCGCGGACCTGCCCCTCCGCGCGGCGCAGCCGCTTGAGCAGGTCGTCCTTGTCGTCGATGTACCCGACGTGGGCGTGCGGTGCGTTCGGCATCCTGACCTCCGTGCTCGACAACACGGTACCCCCATGGGGTATTCCGCGCCTCGAGCCCCGGGACGAGTCGCAGAATCTCCTGAGAATTGTTCACTGATCGACAGCATCGCTCGCATCCGCGGTGGGCGGACCGCGCGACCCGACGGATCGCCGCGCTGGTGCGGATCGAGCCGGGACGCGTCGGACGGGAGGCCCGTGGCGGTGCCGCCACGCGCCTCCCGTCCGGCGCCGCCCACCACGGTCACGGGAGCGCGCATCCCGGACAGTGCTGGCATGATGCGCGGGTGAGCACCTCGTCGACGAACGGATACCGCCGGCTGCGGTTCACCGAGAGCGACGGCACCGACTACGCGCGGATCTTCTCCGCCGAGTACAACGGCAGCGACCTCGGGACCGAGACCTACGTCACCGAGGGCACCCGCTACGAGTACACGATCGTCGGCGACGACGACGTCACCCTCCGCACGATGCGCGCCGAGGGCGGGCGTCGAGGCGGGGTGATCGGCCCGCGGAAGGACCACGTGGTGTTCTGGCTCACGAAGGGCCGGCTCGAGATGCACTTCGCGGACCGCACCAGGGTGATCGAGCCGGGGAGCCCCTACATCGCCTCGGCGTCCGAGGCCTACCGCTTCGAGTCGGCCGACACCGTCTACAACGGCCTGCACGTGTCGGACCCCTTCCTCCGGTCGGTCGGCGAGGAGCTCGGCTACCGCCTGCCCGAGGGACCGCTGCTGTTCGACCAGCAGGACGAGGCGATCGCGCGGCGCGAACCACTCCGTCGCCTGGTGCAGGACCTCGCACCCGCCCTGCTCGACGAGCGCGTGGTGGGGTCGATGCGCACCGCGCTGAACCGGCGGCTCGCCGTGGTCGTGCTGGACACCTTCCCGATCCGCAACCGCGGCCAGGACGTGCCGGTCGCGAACCGTCTGCGCGACGCGATCCGGTACATCGAGGCGCACGCGCAGGACCGTCCGTCCGTGCCGGACATCGCCGCGGCGTGCGGACTGAGCCAGCGCGGGCTGCAGGACGTCTTCGCGAGGACGCTCGGCACCACGCCGAACCGCTTCATGCGCGACCACCGGCTCGACTGCGTCCGCCGCGAACTGCTCCGCGCGGTCGGTGACGAGGGCGTGACCCCCGTCGCGCGGCGGTGGGGCTTCACCAACCCCGGGCGCTTCGCCGCCGCCTACCGGGAGCGCTTCGGGGAGGACCCGGCTGCGACCCTGCGGGGATCACGCGCCGCGCGTCCCGAGTCCGGCCGGACGTCCTGGCGGGTCCGTCGCGCCGTCGCGCACATCGTCGAGCACGCCGGCAGCGACCTGACCGTCGACGACATCGCCGACGCGGCGGGGGTCCGACCGCGCCGGTTGCAGCAGCTCTTCCAGCAGGAGTGCGGGCTGTCGCCGATGGCGTACGTGCGCTCCGTGCGGGACGCTGCGTCGCGCAACACCGGGGCCGGTATCGGCGGCTCCGACTGACCGCTCCCCCTCGGGGTACACGGAGAACCGCCGTTCTGGCGCTTTCCCTGGAAGAGCGCTGAAACGCGGGACACGCGCGTGACGAAGGTCGGTGTCAGCCCGTCTCATCCGTGAACAGCAACCGCTGGGAACGAGTCCCGGCGGGCACTCGAAGGGAGCAACCAATGGCTGACACCACCAACCTCACCTCTGCCGCCACCAGCTCGACCGGCAGCCACGCGTCCGGCTCGGCCTCGGGCAAGACCACGATCGACGACACCGTCGTCTCGAAGGTCGCCGGCATCGCCGCCCGCGAGGTCAACGGCGTGCACTCGCTCGGCAACGGCGCCGCCCGTGCCATCGGCGCGATCCGCGACGCGATCGGCCAGCGCGACTACGGCCAGGGCGTCAAGGTCGAGGTCGGCGAGAAGCAGGTCGCCGCGGACGTGACCATCGTCGCCGAGTACCCCGTGTCGCTGCAGCAGGTCGCCGACGGTGTCCGTTCGTCGGTCGCCCGCGCCCTGCAGCAGATCGTCGGCATGGAGGTCGCCGAGGTCAACGTCACCGTCCAGGACGTCTACATCCCGGGCGACGACGACGACAACGACGACAAGAAGGAGTCCCGCGTTGAGTAACACACTCGTCGGCGCACTCATCGGCGCCATCCTCGCCGTCGTGGCACTGCAGTTCGGGTTCTGGGGCTTCGTCCTGGTGATCGTGTTCGGGCTGATCGGTGCCCTCGTGGCCGCGATCGCGACCGGGAAGATCGACCGCGGCGCCCTGACCGACGTGCTGACCGGACGCCGGAGCTCCCGGTGAGCGCCGGCCCGGGGAGCCTCCCGGTGAGCGCGGTCCCGGGCCGGGTCGAGATCACCGCCCGGGCGCTGACGGCGCTGGCCCGGGCCGTCGCAGCGGAGCGTCTCGGCGCTCCGGCGAAGCGGCTCCGGGTCGGGTTGGAGGACCACGACGGCGCGCTCGCGCTCGAGGTCACCGGCCCGATCGCCGCCGGCGGGGACATCGTCTCCGCCGCCACGACGGCCGCTGACACGATCCGCTCCCGCGTCGGGGACCTCTCCGGCCGACGGGTGGGTCGGACCCACATCGAACTGACCGGGATCGTGCGTGAGCACGAGGGCCGGGTCCGGTAGGAGGGGCCATCATGAGCATCGAACAGCTCGAGAAGCGGCTGCGTCGTCGCAGCGTCCACCGGTCCCGGTCCACCGCCCTCGCCGTCACCCTGATCATCGTCGTGGTGGTCGCGGCGTGGATCGGCACCGAAGCGGTCCTGAAGGCCATCGGGCAGGGCCCGCTGCTGGCGGACCCGCAGACCGTCGCCGACACCGCCCTCAAGCCCGACGCGGCGTTCACGACCATCGCCGAGGTCATCGCCGCCGTCCTGGTGATCCTCGGCATCATCCTCATCGTGTTGGCGGTGAAGCCCGGCCGGCAGCCCCGGTCCGGGATCGACCGGGACCGCGGCGCGGTCGTGATCGACACTCGCATCCTGGCCTCCACCGCCGCGAACGCCGCCGCCCTGGCAGCAGGCGTCCCCGAGTCCAACACCACGGCGTCCGCACGCGGCCACCACACCGAGGTGCACGTGGTGCCCCTGTCCGGCATCCCCGTCGACCGCACTCAGGTCGAGCACGCCGTGCAGGAGCGGCTCGGCCGGCTCGGCGGCAAGCACGGCCGGTCCGTGAAGGTCACCGTGGAAGAGAAGGGAACCCTGGCATGACCACCACCAACCGCGGCTTCAACCGGGTCCTGCTGTTCCTGATCGGCCTGGTCAGCATCATCGTCGGCGTGATCATCGGCGCCGGCGTCCTGCAACCCGTCCGCGACGCCCTCCAGCAGTACGTGACCCTGCCGACGAAGGTCACCGTCCCCGACACCGCCCTGTGGATCATCGCCGCCGTCTGCGCGGTGGTCATCGTCCTGGCGGTGATCGTGGTGTTCACCCGCGGCGGCGGCGGCACCAGCGTCGCCGTCCGGGAACGCTCCGGCGACGACCAGGTCACCGTGAACGTCGCCCTCGTCCGGGACGTCATCGACCACGAACTCACCGGTGTCCACGACATCGTCGGATCGAAGGTCGACACGTACCTGGTCAAGAAGACCCGCGCGGCACGGATCAAGGTCCACGTCCGCCGCGGCGGGGACGCGGTCACCGTCCTCGACGCCGTCGAGAACGCCCTCACCACCCTCGACCGCACCCTCGGCCGGCAGATCCCGGTCCTGGTCCACCTCACCGGCGGCACCCGCACCGCACTGGCACGCACCACCCGCGTCCAGTAGGCCGGACCCGGCACACGACGCCGGACACGAACGCACCACCAGCACCACCGCAAGCGGGCCGGACGAGGCGACCAGTGCCTCCAGGCCGTCACCACCGGGCGACAGCCCACGAGCAAGAAGGGAACCCACCATGGGACTCGACGACAAGATCAAGAACGCTGCCCAGGACCTGACCGGCAAGGCCAAGGAGGCCTTCGGCAACGCGACGAACAACGACGAGAAGGTCGCGGAGGGCAAGAAGGACCAGGCCGCTGCGAGCGCCAAGCAGACCGGCGAGGACGTCAAGGACGTCTTCGGGAAGTAGCGGACCACGGCCGTCGCCCCCCGACGGGGGCGACGGCCGTCCTGTTCACGAGGAGGAAGCCATGCAGCACGATCCGAACGCCCGGACGCAGATCACCGAGGTCGACCTGCCGTCCGAGCTGACCACCCCGCTCCCCGAGGATGCCGGGCCACTGGTGGTCGCCGCCCGCACCGCGGCGGAGACGGCGCTCGGCGTGCCGGGCGTCCACCACCTGGGCGGGCTCGTCGCCCGAGCCGCCGACCGTGTGCGTTCGCAGCTCGGTCGCACCGCCGGCGCCCCCGGCGTCCAGGTCGACGACAGAGACGGCACGCTCGACGTGACCGTCTCCGTGGTCGTCAGCTACCCGCGCCCGGTGCTCGAGGTCGCCGACGAGGTCCGCCGTCAGGTGGCCGCGGCGGTGTCGCAGCTCGGCGCGGGACAGCCCACCACCGTCGACGTGCGCGTGCTCGACGTGCACGGTCCCTTCGACGACGAACCGACGCCGGTCGACAAGGCCCGCGAGGCCGTGGGTGACGCGGTCGACCGCACGAAGGAGGCCGTCTCCGGCGCCGCTGAGAACGTCCGCGACGGAGCCGCCGACGTCGCCGAGCGGGCGCGCGATGCCGCGCGCGACGCCGCCGACGCCACGCGGGAGGCCGCTGGCCGCGCACGGGACGCCGCCGGTGACGCCGTCGACCGCGCCCGGGAGACCGCCGCCGACCTCGGTGATCGGGCATCCGAGGCGGTCGACACCGCCCGCGAGGAGACCGCGGACGCCGTCGACGCGGCGCGGGAGAAGTCCGCCGACGCCGTCGACGCGGCGCGGGAGACCGCGTCCGACGCGGCTGAGCGTGCCGCGGAGAAGTCCTCGGACGCCGGCGACGCGGCGAGGGAAGCGGTGAGCGCAGCGAAGGACGCGGCGAAGGACGCCTCGCAGGAGATCCGTGACCGTGCATCCGGTGCCGCCGCGGCGGCGACGGACGCCGCAGCGGACGCCGGTGCCGCGGCCTCGGACGCGGCCGACGCTGCGGCGAGCGCGACGAAGGACGGCGCGACCTCCTCGGCGCACGGCGACACGTCCCACGCCGCTGGGACGTCCGACTCCGCCGACGCGTCCGACACCACCGACACGGACGAGCGCGTCGCCGAGGCGCTCGACGAGGCGGCCGACCGCATCGAGCACGCCGCCGACGTCGTCCGCGACGAGGCCGACGCCCGTCACGACGGCGCCGCCGAGCACCGCAGCGACGACGGCGAGGGTGACGGCGAGGCACGGCGATGACCACCGCGTGGGCGGGACGGCGGGGCTCGACCGCTCGTCGTCCCCGTCCGCGCGGCGTCTGGATCACGTCGGGCATCGGCATCGTGCTGGTGCTCGCCGTGGCCGTCGGCGCCTACCTGCCGCTGGTCGGGTTCCTCGGCGGGATGACCGCAACCACCGCCGGACTCGTGCCGTTCCCGTTCATCCGGATCACCCTCGTCACCCTGCTCGGCGTGGTGGTCGTCCTCGCCCTGCTGCTCTGGGCGCTGACCCGGCGCCACACGGTCACGTCGGTCTTCGCGGTCGTC from Curtobacterium sp. SGAir0471 encodes:
- a CDS encoding nitronate monooxygenase translates to MRSLPGVLGAAAPVHVAPMAGGPSTPALVSAASRAGHLAQLAGGYLDADALAAQVAEVRSSGTASFGVNLFVPSPVPINDGVYEAYRAELEADAGRPLPPKHEDDDAWSDKVGLLLDDPVPVVSFTFGLPAASVVGEFHRRKVLTVQSVTSVPEARAAAERGVDVLLVQGEAAGGHSAVLDAAATPAPVPLQDLVRRVTAAVRLPVVAAGGLETAEAVRAQLDAGAAAVAVGTAVLRTDEAGTSATHRAALTDRAFDRTVVTRAFTGRPARSLANAFTRAHPDAPLGYPALHHLTRPIRSEAAATGDPHRLHLWAGRGWRAATDGPVADALAALLP
- a CDS encoding heavy metal translocating P-type ATPase, yielding MSEGVVELDITGMTCASCANRVERKLGKLPGVSATVNYATEQAQVTVTDPATVDTAALVAAVEAAGYGATVHVRQPAPGADVDADDDTARDETTAPLRQRLVVSTVLAVPVVLLSMVPVLQFPNWQWAALALAAPVAVWGALPFHRAAWVNARHGAATMDTLVSVGVLAAFGWSLYALFLGDAGRPGMHMTFSWFASDPEASDLYLEVAAAVTVFILAGRYMEARAKQQSGAALRALLELGAKDASVLRDGPSGPTEVRVPAASLVVGDVVVVRPGERIPSDGIVREGSSAVDLSMLTGESVPVEVRPGDRVTGATIDVGGRLVVEVTAVGADTELARMGRLVEEAQTGKAAVQRLADRVSAVFVPVVIGLAVVAFDGWLVAGGSLTAAFTAAVATLIIACPCALGLATPTALLVGTGRGSQLGILIGGPQALERTRAVDTIVLDKTGTVTTGEMRLSAVLPVGPVPDGDATLLALAAAVEDGSEHPVARAVVRAARERGLDVPVAEQFTATPGAGVQGVVDGEVVVVGTARWLAEAWAVHVDDALAARVRAAEADGGTAVLVARGGALLGAVVVGDTVKPEAPEAVRRFVALGLRPVLLTGDNEGAARAVADRVGIDEVHARATPASKLETVRRLQAEGRTVAMVGDGVNDAAALAAADLGIAMGAGTDAAIAASDVTVVSGRLTVVADAVRLSRATLRTIRGNLFWAFAYNVAAIPLAMAGLLNPVLAGAAMAFSSVFVVTNSLRLRRFTPSD
- a CDS encoding heavy-metal-associated domain-containing protein; protein product: MTTETVAVTGMTCEHCVASVTEEVSELAGVTAVAVDLVPGGSSSVTITSDRPIDDQALRGAIAEAGYEVVTR
- a CDS encoding metal-sensitive transcriptional regulator; amino-acid sequence: MPNAPHAHVGYIDDKDDLLKRLRRAEGQVRGIARMVEDETYCIDVLTQISAANRALERVALSLLEDHLRHCVAEAVSEGGDAADAKVREASDAIARLVRS
- a CDS encoding helix-turn-helix transcriptional regulator, which codes for MSTSSTNGYRRLRFTESDGTDYARIFSAEYNGSDLGTETYVTEGTRYEYTIVGDDDVTLRTMRAEGGRRGGVIGPRKDHVVFWLTKGRLEMHFADRTRVIEPGSPYIASASEAYRFESADTVYNGLHVSDPFLRSVGEELGYRLPEGPLLFDQQDEAIARREPLRRLVQDLAPALLDERVVGSMRTALNRRLAVVVLDTFPIRNRGQDVPVANRLRDAIRYIEAHAQDRPSVPDIAAACGLSQRGLQDVFARTLGTTPNRFMRDHRLDCVRRELLRAVGDEGVTPVARRWGFTNPGRFAAAYRERFGEDPAATLRGSRAARPESGRTSWRVRRAVAHIVEHAGSDLTVDDIADAAGVRPRRLQQLFQQECGLSPMAYVRSVRDAASRNTGAGIGGSD
- a CDS encoding Asp23/Gls24 family envelope stress response protein, with translation MADTTNLTSAATSSTGSHASGSASGKTTIDDTVVSKVAGIAAREVNGVHSLGNGAARAIGAIRDAIGQRDYGQGVKVEVGEKQVAADVTIVAEYPVSLQQVADGVRSSVARALQQIVGMEVAEVNVTVQDVYIPGDDDDNDDKKESRVE
- a CDS encoding DUF2273 domain-containing protein codes for the protein MSNTLVGALIGAILAVVALQFGFWGFVLVIVFGLIGALVAAIATGKIDRGALTDVLTGRRSSR
- a CDS encoding DUF6286 domain-containing protein, with protein sequence MSIEQLEKRLRRRSVHRSRSTALAVTLIIVVVVAAWIGTEAVLKAIGQGPLLADPQTVADTALKPDAAFTTIAEVIAAVLVILGIILIVLAVKPGRQPRSGIDRDRGAVVIDTRILASTAANAAALAAGVPESNTTASARGHHTEVHVVPLSGIPVDRTQVEHAVQERLGRLGGKHGRSVKVTVEEKGTLA
- a CDS encoding CsbD family protein gives rise to the protein MGLDDKIKNAAQDLTGKAKEAFGNATNNDEKVAEGKKDQAAASAKQTGEDVKDVFGK
- a CDS encoding Asp23/Gls24 family envelope stress response protein — encoded protein: MQHDPNARTQITEVDLPSELTTPLPEDAGPLVVAARTAAETALGVPGVHHLGGLVARAADRVRSQLGRTAGAPGVQVDDRDGTLDVTVSVVVSYPRPVLEVADEVRRQVAAAVSQLGAGQPTTVDVRVLDVHGPFDDEPTPVDKAREAVGDAVDRTKEAVSGAAENVRDGAADVAERARDAARDAADATREAAGRARDAAGDAVDRARETAADLGDRASEAVDTAREETADAVDAAREKSADAVDAARETASDAAERAAEKSSDAGDAAREAVSAAKDAAKDASQEIRDRASGAAAAATDAAADAGAAASDAADAAASATKDGATSSAHGDTSHAAGTSDSADASDTTDTDERVAEALDEAADRIEHAADVVRDEADARHDGAAEHRSDDGEGDGEARR
- a CDS encoding MFS transporter permease, with product MTTAWAGRRGSTARRPRPRGVWITSGIGIVLVLAVAVGAYLPLVGFLGGMTATTAGLVPFPFIRITLVTLLGVVVVLALLLWALTRRHTVTSVFAVVLAVLVSLAVTAYPVVTIAIASADRAGDVWPIITELWQRFTG